The following proteins come from a genomic window of Streptococcus pneumoniae:
- a CDS encoding energy-coupling factor transporter transmembrane component T family protein — MDSMILGRYIPGDSIVHRLDPRSKLLAMMLLILIVFWANNPLTNLILFIATGIFIALSGVSLSFFIQGLKSMFFLIAFTTIFQLFFISNGNVLFEFSFVRITDYALQQAGIIFCRFVLIIFFSTLLTLTTMPLSLASAVEALLAPLKRVKVPVHEIGLMLSMSLRFVPTLMDDTTRIMNAQKARGVDFGEGSIVQKVKAMIPILIPLFATSLKRADSLAIAMEARGYQGGKGRSQYRQLKWTLKDTLTILVILVLGCCLFFLKS; from the coding sequence ATGGATAGTATGATTTTGGGGCGTTATATCCCAGGGGATTCGATTGTTCACCGATTGGATCCACGTAGCAAATTGCTTGCTATGATGCTACTGATTTTGATTGTGTTTTGGGCTAATAACCCCTTGACGAATCTGATTCTTTTTATAGCGACAGGGATATTTATTGCCTTGTCAGGAGTATCTCTTTCATTTTTTATTCAGGGCTTGAAGTCTATGTTTTTCTTGATTGCCTTCACAACTATTTTTCAACTATTTTTCATTTCTAATGGGAATGTTTTATTTGAGTTTTCGTTTGTGAGAATCACGGATTATGCTTTGCAACAAGCTGGGATTATTTTTTGTCGCTTTGTATTGATTATTTTCTTTTCAACTTTGTTAACCTTAACAACCATGCCTTTAAGTTTGGCATCAGCTGTCGAAGCTTTATTAGCACCTTTAAAGCGTGTGAAAGTTCCAGTTCATGAAATTGGATTGATGCTGTCTATGAGTTTGCGTTTTGTCCCAACCTTGATGGATGATACGACTCGGATTATGAATGCACAGAAAGCTCGTGGAGTGGATTTTGGAGAAGGAAGCATCGTTCAAAAAGTAAAGGCGATGATTCCCATTTTGATTCCTCTTTTTGCGACAAGTTTAAAACGTGCAGATTCCTTGGCTATCGCTATGGAAGCGCGTGGCTATCAGGGTGGAAAAGGCAGAAGTCAATACCGACAATTGAAATGGACTCTAAAGGATACGCTGACCATTCTTGTTATTCTCGTACTTGGTTGTTGTTTATTTTTCTTAAAATCTTAG
- the tsf gene encoding translation elongation factor Ts, which translates to MAEITAKLVKELREKSGAGVMDAKKALVETDGDIEKAIELLREKGMAKAAKKADRVAAEGLTGVYVNGNVAAVIEVNAETDFVAKNAQFVELVNTTAKVIAEGKPANNEEALALIMPSGETLEAAYVSATATIGEKISFRRFALIEKTDAQHFGAYQHNGGRIGVISVVEGGDEALAKQLSMHIAAMKPTVLSYKELDEQFVKDELAQLNHVIDQDNESRAMVNKPALPHLKYGSKAQLTDDVIAQAEADIKAELAAEGKPEKIWDKIIPGKMDRFMLDNTKVDQAYTLLAQVYIMDDSKTVEAYLESVNASVVEFARFEVGEGIEKAANDFEAEVAATMAAALNN; encoded by the coding sequence ATGGCAGAAATTACAGCTAAACTTGTAAAAGAGTTGCGTGAAAAATCTGGTGCCGGTGTTATGGACGCTAAAAAAGCGCTTGTAGAAACAGACGGTGACATCGAAAAAGCGATTGAATTGCTTCGTGAAAAAGGTATGGCTAAGGCAGCTAAGAAAGCTGACCGTGTTGCTGCAGAAGGTTTGACTGGTGTTTATGTTAACGGTAATGTTGCAGCAGTTATTGAAGTAAACGCTGAAACTGACTTCGTTGCAAAAAACGCTCAATTCGTTGAATTGGTAAATACTACAGCTAAAGTCATTGCTGAAGGAAAACCTGCTAATAATGAAGAAGCTCTTGCTTTGATAATGCCTTCAGGTGAAACTCTTGAAGCTGCATACGTATCTGCAACAGCAACTATCGGAGAGAAAATCTCATTCCGTCGCTTTGCATTGATTGAAAAAACAGACGCACAACACTTTGGAGCATACCAACATAACGGTGGACGTATCGGTGTTATTTCAGTTGTTGAAGGTGGAGACGAAGCACTTGCTAAACAATTGTCAATGCACATCGCAGCGATGAAACCAACAGTTCTTTCTTACAAAGAATTGGATGAGCAATTCGTTAAAGATGAGTTGGCACAATTGAATCACGTTATCGACCAAGACAACGAAAGCCGTGCAATGGTTAATAAACCAGCTCTTCCACACTTGAAGTATGGATCAAAAGCTCAATTAACTGATGATGTTATTGCTCAAGCTGAAGCTGACATCAAAGCTGAATTGGCTGCAGAAGGCAAACCAGAAAAAATCTGGGACAAAATTATCCCAGGTAAAATGGATCGCTTCATGCTTGATAATACTAAAGTTGACCAAGCTTACACACTTCTTGCACAAGTTTACATCATGGATGACAGCAAGACAGTTGAAGCATACCTTGAATCAGTTAACGCTTCGGTAGTTGAGTTTGCTCGCTTTGAAGTTGGTGAAGGTATCGAGAAAGCTGCAAACGACTTCGAAGCTGAAGTTGCAGCTACAATGGCAGCAGCCTTGAATAACTAA
- the hpf gene encoding ribosome hibernation-promoting factor, HPF/YfiA family, whose amino-acid sequence MIKYSIRGENLEVTEAIRDYVVSKLEKIEKYFQPEQELDARINLKVYREKTAKVEVTIPLGSITLRAEDVSQDMYGSIDLVTDKIERQIRKNKTKIERKNKNKVATGQLFTDALVEDSNIVQSKVVRSKQIDLKPMDLEEAILQMDLLGHDFFIYVDVEDQTTNVIYRREDGEIGLLEVKES is encoded by the coding sequence ATGATTAAATATAGTATCCGTGGTGAAAACCTAGAAGTAACAGAAGCAATTCGTGATTATGTAGTTTCTAAACTCGAAAAGATCGAAAAGTACTTCCAACCAGAACAAGAGTTGGATGCCCGAATTAACTTAAAAGTTTATCGTGAAAAAACGGCTAAAGTGGAAGTAACGATTCCGCTTGGATCTATTACTCTCCGCGCAGAAGATGTATCTCAAGATATGTATGGTTCAATTGACCTTGTAACTGATAAAATTGAACGTCAGATTCGTAAAAATAAAACAAAAATCGAGCGTAAAAATAAAAATAAGGTAGCAACTGGTCAATTATTTACAGATGCTTTGGTGGAAGATTCAAATATTGTCCAGTCTAAAGTTGTTCGTTCAAAACAAATTGATTTAAAACCAATGGATTTGGAAGAAGCAATTCTACAAATGGATTTATTGGGGCATGATTTCTTTATCTATGTGGATGTTGAAGATCAGACAACCAATGTGATTTATCGTCGTGAGGATGGCGAAATTGGTTTGTTAGAGGTTAAAGAATCTTAA
- a CDS encoding energy-coupling factor transporter ATPase, which produces MGIALENVNFIYQEGTPLASAALSDVSLTIEDGSYTALIGHTGSGKSTILQLLNGLLVPSQGSVRVFDTLITSTSKNKDIRQIRKQVGLVFQFAENQIFEETVLKDVAFGPQNFGVSEEDAVKTAREKLALVGIDESLFDRSPFELSGGQMRRVAIAGILAMEPSILVLDEPTAGLDPLGRKELMTLFKKLHQSGMTIVLVTHLMDDVAEYANQVYVMEKGRLVKGGKPSDVFQDVVFMEEVQLGVPKITAFCKRLADRGVSFKRLPIKIEEFKESLNG; this is translated from the coding sequence ATGGGAATTGCTCTAGAAAATGTGAATTTTATATATCAAGAAGGTACTCCCTTAGCTTCAGCAGCTTTGTCGGATGTTTCTTTGACGATTGAAGATGGCTCTTATACAGCTTTAATTGGGCACACAGGTAGTGGTAAATCAACTATTTTACAACTCTTAAATGGTTTATTGGTGCCAAGTCAAGGGAGTGTGAGGGTTTTTGATACCTTAATCACCTCGACTTCTAAAAATAAAGATATTCGTCAAATTAGAAAACAGGTTGGCTTGGTATTTCAGTTTGCTGAAAATCAGATTTTTGAAGAAACGGTTTTGAAGGACGTTGCTTTTGGACCGCAAAATTTTGGAGTTTCTGAAGAAGATGCTGTGAAGACTGCGCGTGAGAAACTGGCTCTGGTTGGAATTGATGAATCACTTTTTGATCGTAGTCCGTTTGAGCTGTCAGGGGGACAAATGAGACGTGTTGCCATTGCAGGCATACTTGCCATGGAGCCATCTATATTAGTCTTAGATGAGCCAACAGCTGGTCTAGATCCTCTAGGGAGAAAAGAGTTGATGACCCTGTTCAAAAAACTCCACCAGTCAGGGATGACCATCGTCTTGGTAACGCATTTGATGGATGATGTTGCTGAATATGCTAATCAAGTCTATGTAATGGAAAAGGGACGTTTAGTAAAGGGGGGCAAACCAAGTGATGTCTTTCAAGACGTTGTTTTTATGGAAGAAGTTCAGTTGGGAGTACCTAAAATTACGGCCTTTTGTAAACGATTGGCTGATAGAGGCGTGTCATTTAAACGATTACCGATTAAGATAGAGGAGTTCAAGGAGTCGCTAAATGGATAG
- a CDS encoding ComF family protein gives MKCLLCGQTMKTVLTFSSLLLLRNDDSCLCSDCDSTFERIGEENCPNCMKTELSTKCQDCQLWCKEGVGVSHRAIFTYNQAMKDFFSRYKFDGDFLLRKVFASFLSEELKKYKEYQFVVIPLSPDRYANRGFNQVEGLVEVAGFEYLDLLEKREERASSSKNRSERLGTELPFFIKSGVTIPKKILLIDDIYTTGATINRVKKLLEEAGAKDVKTFSLVR, from the coding sequence ATGAAGTGCTTGTTATGTGGGCAGACTATGAAGACTGTTTTAACTTTTAGTAGTCTCTTACTTCTGAGGAATGATGACTCTTGTCTTTGTTCAGACTGTGATTCTACTTTTGAAAGAATTGGGGAAGAGAACTGTCCAAATTGTATGAAAACAGAGTTGTCAACAAAGTGTCAAGATTGTCAACTTTGGTGTAAAGAAGGAGTTGGAGTCAGTCATAGAGCGATTTTTACTTACAATCAAGCTATGAAGGATTTTTTCAGTCGGTATAAGTTTGATGGAGACTTCCTGTTAAGAAAAGTTTTCGCTTCATTTTTAAGTGAGGAGTTGAAAAAGTACAAAGAGTATCAATTTGTTGTAATTCCCCTAAGTCCTGATAGATATGCTAATAGAGGATTTAATCAGGTTGAGGGCTTGGTAGAGGTAGCAGGCTTTGAGTATCTAGATTTATTAGAGAAAAGAGAAGAGAGAGCCAGTTCTTCTAAAAATCGTTCAGAGCGCTTGGGGACAGAACTTCCTTTCTTTATTAAAAGTGGAGTCACTATTCCTAAAAAAATCCTACTTATAGATGATATCTATACTACAGGAGCAACTATAAATCGTGTTAAGAAACTGTTGGAAGAAGCCGGTGCTAAGGATGTAAAAACATTTTCCCTTGTAAGATGA
- the mreD gene encoding rod shape-determining protein MreD, producing MRQLKRVGVFLLLPFFVLIDAHISQLLGSFFPHVHLASHFLFLFLLFETIEVSEYLYLVYCFVIGLVYDVYFFHLIGITTLLFILLGAFLHKLNSVILLNRWTRMLAMIVLTFLFEMGSYLLAFMVGLTVDSMSIFIVYSLVPTMILNFLWITVFQFIFEKYYL from the coding sequence ATGAGACAGTTGAAGCGAGTTGGAGTATTTTTATTGCTTCCTTTCTTTGTTCTAATTGACGCCCATATTAGCCAGCTTCTGGGCTCATTTTTCCCCCATGTACATTTGGCTAGTCATTTTCTTTTTCTATTTCTCTTATTTGAGACGATAGAAGTATCAGAGTATCTCTACCTAGTCTATTGTTTTGTTATAGGCTTGGTTTATGATGTTTACTTTTTCCATCTAATAGGGATTACAACTCTCTTATTTATCTTATTGGGAGCCTTCCTTCATAAATTGAATAGTGTTATTTTGTTGAATCGTTGGACAAGAATGCTAGCTATGATTGTGCTGACATTCCTGTTTGAAATGGGTAGTTATCTTTTGGCTTTTATGGTAGGGTTGACAGTAGATAGCATGTCGATTTTTATAGTCTATAGCTTGGTACCGACGATGATTTTAAATTTTTTATGGATTACTGTTTTTCAATTTATTTTTGAAAAATATTATCTATAA
- a CDS encoding DEAD/DEAH box helicase: MKVNLDYLGRLFTENELTEEERQLAEKLPAMRKEKGKLFCQRCNSTILEEWYLPIGAYYCRECLLMKRVRSDQTLYYFPQEDFPKQDVLKWRGQLTPFQEKVSEGLLQAVDKQKPTLVHAVTGAGKTEMIYQVVAKVINAGGAVCLASPRIDVCLELYKRLQQDFSCGIALLHGESEPYFRTPLVVATTHQLLKFYQAFDLLIVDEVDAFPYVDNPMLYHAVKNSVKENGLRIFLTATSTNELDKKVRLGELKRLNLPRRFHGNPLIIPKPIWLSDFNRYLDKNRLSPKLKSYIEKQRKTAYPLLIFASEIKKGEQLAEILQEQFPNEKIGFVSSVTEDRLEQVQAFRDGELTILISTTILERGVTFPCVDVFVVEANHRLFTKSSLIQIGGRVGRSMDRPTGDLLFFHDGLNASIKKAIKEIQMMNKEAGL; encoded by the coding sequence ATGAAAGTAAATTTAGATTATCTCGGTCGTTTATTTACTGAGAATGAATTAACAGAAGAAGAACGTCAGTTGGCGGAGAAACTTCCAGCAATGAGAAAGGAGAAGGGGAAACTTTTCTGTCAACGTTGTAATAGTACTATTCTAGAAGAATGGTATTTGCCCATCGGTGCTTACTATTGTCGAGAGTGCTTGCTGATGAAGCGAGTCAGAAGTGATCAAACTTTATACTATTTTCCGCAGGAGGATTTTCCGAAGCAAGATGTTCTCAAATGGCGCGGCCAATTAACTCCTTTTCAAGAGAAGGTGTCAGAGGGACTGCTTCAAGCAGTAGACAAGCAAAAGCCAACCTTAGTTCATGCGGTAACAGGAGCTGGAAAGACAGAAATGATTTATCAAGTAGTGGCTAAAGTGATCAATGCGGGTGGTGCAGTGTGTTTGGCTAGTCCTCGCATAGATGTTTGTTTGGAGCTGTACAAGCGCCTGCAACAGGATTTTTCTTGCGGAATAGCTTTGCTACATGGAGAATCGGAACCTTATTTTCGAACACCACTAGTTGTTGCAACAACCCATCAGTTATTGAAGTTTTATCAAGCTTTTGATTTGCTGATAGTGGATGAAGTAGATGCTTTTCCTTATGTTGATAATCCCATGCTTTACCACGCTGTCAAGAATAGTGTAAAGGAGAATGGATTGAGAATCTTTTTAACAGCGACTTCGACCAATGAGTTAGATAAAAAGGTCCGTTTAGGAGAACTAAAAAGACTGAATTTACCGAGACGGTTTCATGGAAATCCGTTGATTATTCCAAAACCAATTTGGTTATCGGATTTTAATCGCTACTTAGACAAGAATCGTTTGTCACCAAAGTTAAAGTCCTATATTGAGAAGCAGAGAAAGACAGCTTATCCGTTACTCATTTTTGCTTCAGAAATTAAGAAAGGGGAGCAGTTAGCAGAAATCTTACAGGAGCAATTTCCAAATGAGAAAATTGGCTTTGTATCTTCTGTAACAGAGGATCGATTAGAGCAAGTACAAGCTTTTCGAGATGGAGAACTGACAATACTTATCAGTACGACAATCTTGGAGCGTGGAGTTACCTTCCCTTGTGTGGATGTTTTCGTAGTAGAGGCCAATCATCGTTTGTTTACCAAGTCTAGTTTGATTCAGATTGGTGGACGAGTTGGACGAAGCATGGATAGACCGACAGGAGATTTGCTTTTCTTCCATGATGGGTTAAATGCTTCAATCAAGAAGGCGATTAAGGAAATTCAGATGATGAATAAGGAGGCTGGTCTATGA
- the mreC gene encoding rod shape-determining protein MreC, producing MNRFKKSKYVIIVFVTVLLVSALLATTYSSTIVTKLGDGISLVDRVVQKPFQWFDSVKSDLAHLTRTYNENESLKKQLYQLEVKSNEVESLKTENEQLRQLLDMKSKLQATKTLAADVIMRSPVSWKQELTLDAGRSKGASENMLAIANGGLIGSVSKVEENSTIVNLLTNTENADKISVKIQHGSTTIYGIIIGYDKENDVLKISQLNSNSDISAGDKVTTGGLGNFNVADIPVGEVVATTHSTDYLTREVTVKLSADTHNVDVIELVGNS from the coding sequence ATGAACCGTTTTAAAAAATCAAAATATGTCATTATTGTTTTTGTCACTGTTCTGCTTGTGTCAGCTCTCTTAGCGACGACTTATTCAAGTACAATTGTGACAAAATTAGGAGATGGAATCTCATTGGTTGATAGAGTTGTACAAAAACCTTTTCAGTGGTTTGATTCTGTCAAATCAGATTTGGCTCATTTGACACGAACATATAATGAAAATGAAAGTTTGAAGAAACAGCTTTACCAATTAGAAGTTAAATCAAATGAGGTGGAAAGTTTAAAGACAGAAAATGAACAACTGCGCCAATTGCTTGATATGAAGTCTAAATTGCAAGCCACAAAGACTTTAGCAGCAGATGTTATTATGCGTTCTCCGGTATCTTGGAAGCAGGAGTTGACCTTAGATGCAGGTAGATCAAAAGGTGCTTCTGAGAACATGTTAGCTATTGCAAATGGTGGCTTGATTGGGAGTGTTTCAAAAGTAGAGGAGAACTCTACTATAGTCAACCTTCTGACAAATACGGAAAATGCTGATAAGATTTCTGTTAAAATTCAACATGGCTCTACTACAATTTATGGAATTATTATTGGCTATGACAAGGAAAATGACGTTCTTAAAATTAGCCAATTAAATAGTAATAGCGATATTAGTGCGGGAGATAAGGTGACTACTGGTGGATTAGGAAACTTTAACGTTGCTGATATTCCTGTTGGTGAAGTGGTTGCCACAACGCATAGTACAGACTATTTGACACGAGAAGTAACTGTTAAATTGAGTGCAGATACTCATAATGTAGATGTGATAGAATTAGTGGGGAATTCATAA
- the pcsB gene encoding peptidoglycan hydrolase PcsB — MKKKILASLLLSTVMVSQVAVLTTAHAETTDDKIAAQDNKISNLTAQQQEAQKQVDQIQEQVSAIQAEQSNLQAENDRLQAESKKLEGEITELSKNIVSRNQSLEKQARSAQTNGAVTSYINTIVNSKSITEAISRVAAMSEIVSANNKMLEQQKADKKAISEKQVANNDAINTVIANQQKLADDAQALTTKQAELKAAELSLAAEKATAEGEKASLLEQKAAAEAEARAAAVAEAAYKEKRASQQQSVLASANTNLTAQVQAVSESAAAPVRAKVRPTYSTNASSYPIGECTWGVKTLAPWAGDYWGNGAQWATSAAAAGFRTGSTPQVGAIACWNDGGYGHVAVVTAVESTTRIQVSESNYAGNRTIGNHRGWFNPTTTSEGFVTYIYAD; from the coding sequence ATGAAGAAAAAAATCTTAGCGTCACTTTTATTAAGTACAGTAATGGTTTCTCAAGTAGCTGTTTTAACAACTGCGCATGCAGAAACGACTGATGACAAAATTGCTGCTCAAGATAATAAAATTAGTAACTTAACAGCACAACAACAAGAAGCCCAAAAACAAGTTGACCAAATTCAGGAGCAAGTATCAGCTATTCAAGCTGAGCAGTCTAACTTGCAAGCTGAAAATGATAGATTACAAGCAGAATCTAAGAAACTCGAGGGTGAGATTACAGAACTTTCTAAAAACATTGTTTCTCGTAACCAATCGTTGGAAAAACAAGCTCGTAGTGCTCAAACAAATGGAGCCGTAACTAGCTATATCAATACCATTGTAAACTCAAAATCAATTACAGAAGCTATTTCACGTGTTGCTGCAATGAGTGAAATCGTATCTGCAAACAACAAAATGTTAGAACAACAAAAGGCAGATAAAAAAGCTATTTCTGAAAAACAAGTAGCAAATAATGATGCTATCAATACTGTAATTGCTAATCAACAAAAATTGGCTGATGATGCTCAAGCATTGACTACGAAACAGGCAGAACTAAAAGCTGCTGAATTAAGTCTTGCTGCTGAGAAAGCGACAGCTGAAGGGGAAAAAGCAAGTCTATTAGAGCAAAAAGCAGCAGCTGAGGCAGAGGCTCGTGCAGCTGCGGTAGCAGAAGCAGCTTATAAAGAAAAACGAGCTAGCCAACAACAATCAGTACTTGCTTCAGCAAACACTAACTTAACAGCTCAAGTGCAAGCAGTATCTGAATCTGCAGCAGCACCTGTCCGTGCAAAAGTTCGTCCAACATACAGTACAAACGCTTCAAGTTATCCAATTGGAGAATGTACATGGGGAGTAAAAACATTGGCACCTTGGGCTGGAGACTACTGGGGTAATGGAGCACAGTGGGCTACAAGTGCAGCAGCAGCAGGTTTCCGTACAGGTTCAACACCTCAAGTTGGAGCAATTGCATGTTGGAATGATGGTGGATATGGTCACGTAGCGGTTGTTACAGCTGTTGAATCAACAACACGTATCCAAGTATCAGAATCAAATTATGCAGGTAATCGTACAATTGGAAATCACCGTGGATGGTTCAATCCAACAACAACTTCTGAAGGTTTTGTTACATATATTTATGCAGATTAA
- the cysK gene encoding cysteine synthase A, giving the protein MSIYNNITELIGQTPIVKLNNIVPEGAADVYIKLEAFNPGSSVKDRIALSMIEKAEQDGILKLGSTIVEATSGNTGIGLSWVGAAKGYKVVIVMPETMSVERRKIIQAYGAELVLTPGSEGMKGAIAKAQEIAAERDGFLPLQFDNPANPEVHERTTGAEILAAFGKDGLDAFVAGVGTGGTISGVSHALKSENSNIQVFAVEADESAILSGEKPGPHKIQGISAGFIPDTLDTKAYDGIVRVTSDDALALGREIGGKEGFLVGISSAAAIYGAIEVAKKLGTGKKVLALAPDNGERYLSTALYEL; this is encoded by the coding sequence ATGTCTATTTATAACAACATTACTGAATTAATCGGTCAAACACCGATTGTTAAACTTAACAACATCGTGCCAGAAGGTGCTGCAGACGTCTATATAAAGCTTGAAGCATTTAATCCTGGTTCATCTGTAAAAGACCGTATTGCCCTTAGCATGATTGAAAAAGCTGAACAAGATGGTATTCTGAAACTTGGTTCTACTATTGTTGAAGCAACAAGTGGAAACACCGGTATTGGACTTTCATGGGTAGGTGCTGCTAAAGGGTATAAAGTCGTCATCGTTATGCCTGAAACTATGAGTGTAGAACGACGTAAAATTATCCAAGCTTATGGTGCTGAACTCGTCCTAACTCCTGGTAGCGAGGGAATGAAAGGTGCTATTGCTAAGGCTCAAGAAATCGCTGCTGAACGTGATGGTTTCCTTCCTCTTCAATTTGACAATCCAGCTAATCCAGAAGTACACGAAAGAACAACAGGAGCTGAGATACTAGCTGCTTTCGGTAAAGATGGATTAGATGCCTTTGTTGCTGGAGTAGGTACTGGTGGAACGATTTCTGGTGTTTCTCATGCACTCAAATCAGAAAATTCTAACATTCAAGTTTTTGCAGTAGAAGCAGATGAATCTGCTATTCTATCTGGTGAAAAACCTGGTCCTCACAAAATTCAAGGTATCTCAGCTGGATTTATTCCTGATACACTTGATACTAAAGCCTATGATGGTATCGTTCGTGTAACATCAGATGACGCTCTTGCACTCGGACGTGAAATTGGTGGAAAAGAAGGCTTCCTTGTAGGGATTTCCTCAGCTGCAGCTATCTACGGAGCCATCGAGGTTGCCAAAAAATTAGGTACAGGTAAAAAAGTCCTTGCCCTAGCACCAGATAACGGTGAACGTTATCTCTCTACAGCACTTTATGAATTGTAA
- the rpsB gene encoding 30S ribosomal protein S2, with translation MAVISMKQLLEAGVHFGHQTRRWNPKMAKYIFTERNGIHVIDLQQTVKYADQAYDFMRDAAANDAVVLFVGTKKQAADAVAEEAVRSGQYFINHRWLGGTLTNWGTIQKRIARLKEIKRMEEDGTFEVLPKKEVALLNKQRARLEKFLGGIEDMPRIPDVMYVVDPHKEQIAVKEAKKLGIPVVAMVDTNTDPDDIDVIIPANDDAIRAVKLITAKLADAIIEGRQGEDAVAVEAEFAASETQADSIEEIVEVVEGDNA, from the coding sequence ATGGCAGTAATTTCAATGAAACAACTTCTTGAGGCTGGTGTACACTTTGGTCACCAAACTCGTCGCTGGAATCCTAAGATGGCTAAGTACATCTTTACTGAACGTAACGGAATCCACGTTATCGACTTGCAACAAACTGTAAAATACGCTGACCAAGCATACGACTTCATGCGTGATGCAGCAGCTAACGATGCAGTTGTATTGTTCGTTGGTACTAAGAAACAAGCAGCTGATGCAGTTGCTGAAGAAGCAGTACGTTCAGGTCAATACTTCATCAACCACCGTTGGTTGGGTGGAACTCTTACAAACTGGGGAACAATCCAAAAACGTATCGCTCGTTTGAAAGAAATTAAACGTATGGAAGAAGATGGAACTTTCGAAGTTCTTCCTAAGAAAGAAGTTGCACTTCTTAACAAACAACGTGCGCGTCTTGAAAAATTCTTGGGCGGTATCGAAGATATGCCTCGTATCCCAGATGTGATGTACGTAGTTGACCCACATAAAGAGCAAATCGCTGTTAAAGAAGCTAAAAAATTGGGAATCCCAGTTGTAGCGATGGTTGACACCAATACTGATCCAGATGATATCGATGTAATCATCCCAGCTAACGATGACGCTATCCGTGCTGTTAAATTGATCACAGCTAAATTGGCTGACGCTATTATCGAAGGACGTCAAGGTGAGGATGCAGTAGCAGTTGAAGCAGAATTTGCAGCTTCAGAAACTCAAGCAGATTCAATTGAAGAAATCGTTGAAGTTGTAGAAGGTGACAACGCTTAA
- a CDS encoding YigZ family protein — protein MEFRTIKEDGQVQEEIKKSRFICHAKRVYSEEEARDFITAIKKEHYKATHNCSAFIIGERSEIKRTSDDGEPSGTAGVPMLGVLENHNLTNVCVVVTRYFGGIKLGAGGLIRAYAGSVALAVKEIGIIEIKEQAGIAIQMSYAQYQEYSNFLKEHDLMELDTNFTDQVDTMIYVDKEEKETIKAALVEFFNGKVTLTDQGLREVEVPVNLV, from the coding sequence ATGGAATTTAGGACAATTAAAGAGGACGGCCAAGTCCAAGAAGAAATCAAAAAATCTCGCTTTATCTGCCATGCCAAGCGTGTTTATAGCGAAGAAGAGGCTCGTGACTTCATTACTGCCATCAAAAAAGAACACTACAAAGCGACACATAACTGCTCTGCCTTTATTATTGGAGAACGTAGTGAAATTAAACGTACAAGTGATGATGGTGAGCCTAGTGGTACTGCTGGTGTTCCCATGCTTGGGGTACTAGAAAATCACAATCTCACCAATGTCTGTGTGGTCGTGACACGCTACTTTGGTGGTATTAAACTAGGCGCTGGAGGACTAATTCGTGCTTACGCCGGCAGTGTCGCCTTAGCTGTCAAAGAAATTGGTATTATTGAAATAAAAGAACAGGCTGGCATTGCTATTCAAATGTCTTATGCTCAGTACCAAGAGTACAGTAACTTCCTTAAAGAACATGATCTCATGGAGCTGGATACAAACTTTACAGATCAAGTCGATACGATGATTTATGTTGATAAAGAAGAAAAAGAAACTATTAAAGCTGCACTTGTGGAGTTTTTTAATGGAAAAGTCACTTTAACTGACCAAGGTTTACGAGAGGTTGAAGTTCCTGTAAACTTAGTGTAA
- the tnpB gene encoding IS66 family insertion sequence element accessory protein TnpB (TnpB, as the term is used for proteins encoded by IS66 family insertion elements, is considered an accessory protein, since TnpC, encoded by a neighboring gene, is a DDE family transposase.), whose protein sequence is MMIQLSDLGQVHIVCGKTDMRQGIDSLAYVVKTHFELDSFSGQVFLFCGGRKDRFKVLYWDGQGFWLLYKRFENGKLTWLSTEKDVKALAPEQVD, encoded by the coding sequence ATGATGATTCAACTAAGTGATTTAGGTCAAGTTCACATTGTTTGTGGCAAGACAGATATGAGGCAGGGAATAGACTCATTAGCCTATGTAGTTAAAACCCACTTTGAATTGGATTCTTTCTCCGGTCAAGTCTTTCTCTTTTGTGGTGGACGTAAAGACCGCTTTAAAGTCCTTTACTGGGATGGTCAAGGATTTTGGCTACTATATAAACGCTTTGAGAACGGAAAACTGACTTGGCTAAGTACAGAAAAGGATGTCAAAGCTCTCGCACCTGAACAAGTAGACTAG